AGTACCTCACCAGCCGGCGGGTGGCACTCTCGCGGCTGACCGTCGGCGTCGCGTCCGCGTTGGCCGTCTTCTTCTTCGTCCGCTCGGGGGCGATCGTGATCAACGTCGGCGGGGGGACGGGCGACGGTCCGTTCCTCCTCACGCTCGCGTTCGTCGCGGGCTACTCCGAGCGCCTCGTCCACACGGCGGTCGAGTCGATCGCCGAAACCGCCGAACCGGGCGGCTCCGGCGGCGGCGGATCCTGACGGCCCTGGAGACGGCGCGCGCCGGCGCACCGGTCCCGGGGCGGACGGCCGGCGGAGACTACTGCGGCGTGTCGATGGCTACAAGCGATCCGACGGTCAACAGAACCGTATGAACGGCGAGGACCTCGCAAGCGAACTGCGTGACGACCACGAGACCGAGTTCTCCCGGCTCGGCTCCTCGAAGGCGATGTACGCGCTGACCGGCGGCGAGATGGACGGCGACCGGGTACGGGCCGCCGCCGCGACCGATGCCCTGGCGTTCGCGGCGGCACTCGAAGCGTGGGACCCAGACGACCCGACCGGGGAACTCTACCCGGACCTCGCGGCCGCCGCACGCGAGCACGCCGCGGCGGTCGCCGACGACCCGTCCCTCGACGAGGAGCCGCCGCTTTACGACGCCCTGGCAGGGTTCGACGCGACGCCGGCCCGTCTCGGCGGTCTCCTGGGCCGCTATCTCGTCGTCTCCGAGTACGCCAGCCAGATGGTCGGTTTCTTCGTCGGCGACGCCGACCCGATGGCCGCAAACGACTTCCGGGACCTACGCTCGGAGGTCGACGCCGAACGCGACCGGGTCGTCGACGCGCTGAACGCGGCCTGCGGAGCCGACGAGGAGTGGGCCGTCGCCCGTGACGCCGCCGAGACGGTCATCGAGGCCGCCTACGACGACTACGTCGAGACGCTGGAGTCGATGGGGATCAAACCGAAAAACGTCTGTTGATCGGCGCCGACGTAGCTCGCCGATCCACCCGTGTGAACGCACCCCAATCTCCACCCGAAATAGAGGGGTAACGCGGCTGACACGCGTCAGACGCCGTCGACTCCCTCCCGGAACTCCGCGAGCTTCGAGCGGGCCTCCCGGATCGCCTCCGCTGTCGACCCCTCGGTCTCCTCCGTGAGCTCCGTGAGCGCGTGCATGTGCCGGGCGAGCCGGCCGTGGTCGGCGCCGTGCTCCCGGGTTGCGAGCGTCGCGAGCGCCTCGGACTGGTCGTAGAGCCGCTGGCGGGC
This genomic stretch from Halobellus ruber harbors:
- a CDS encoding transcription antitermination protein, whose amino-acid sequence is MNGEDLASELRDDHETEFSRLGSSKAMYALTGGEMDGDRVRAAAATDALAFAAALEAWDPDDPTGELYPDLAAAAREHAAAVADDPSLDEEPPLYDALAGFDATPARLGGLLGRYLVVSEYASQMVGFFVGDADPMAANDFRDLRSEVDAERDRVVDALNAACGADEEWAVARDAAETVIEAAYDDYVETLESMGIKPKNVC
- a CDS encoding DUF7553 family protein, which produces MSRELLEDASDRLRAAAEAAEGDARQRLYDQSEALATLATREHGADHGRLARHMHALTELTEETEGSTAEAIREARSKLAEFREGVDGV